A stretch of Henckelia pumila isolate YLH828 chromosome 4, ASM3356847v2, whole genome shotgun sequence DNA encodes these proteins:
- the LOC140860665 gene encoding uncharacterized protein has translation MSTVLFTPLASAPAHGEKPPKFYGADFKRWQQKMLFYLTTLNLSRFLKEDPPIVVDGDSDTQRRTVVDAWNHSDFLCRNYILNGLDDTLYSVYSSVKTAKELWDSLEKKYKTKDADFKNYLKHKRKELKLEDLIVRLRIEEDNRNTEAKSHKKMETEAKENLAESSTSHKRKRPHDGKQKGKAKKFQGSCYNCGKPNHMARDFRIPKKKNTNQKRNQSNLVEQRYVPLAISDIDLSAVICETNMVDDPRGWWIDTGSTSHICADKNMYSTYATVGDRKFFMENSATSEVVGVGNVVLKMTSGKEVTLKNVLHVPEIRKNLVSGSLLSKARFRMVFESDKFVLTKSGVFVGKGYQDSGLFKLNVMNVSRLEAKNKVIGSAYLTESYDI, from the exons ATGTCTACCGTTTTATTCACTCCGCTCGCTTCCGCCCCTGCACATGGAGAAAAGCCGCCAAAGTTTTATGGTGCCGACTTCAAACGTTGGCAGCAGAAGATGCTGTTCTATCTGACAACGCTCAATCTGTCTAGATTTCTGAAGGAGGATCCCCCTATCGTCGTTGATGGCGATTCTGACACCCAAAGGAGGACcgttgttgatgcatggaaccaCAGCGATTTTCTGTGCAGAAACTATATTCTGAATGGCCTTGATGACACTCTCTATAGTGTTTATTCATCAGTCAAGACGGCCAAGGAACTCTGGGATTCCTTGGAGAAGAAATACAAAACAAAAGACGCAG ACTTCAAAAACTACCTTAAGCACAAACGTAAAGAGTTGAAACTTGAAGATCTTATAGTGCGACTTCGCATTGAGGAGGACAACAGAAATACCGAGGCCAAGTCACATAAAAAGATGGAAACCGAGGCCAAAGAAAATCTGGCGGAATCTAGTACGAGTCACAAGAGGAAGCGCCCTCATGATGGAAAGCAAAAGGGGAAAGCGAAGAAATTCCAAGGAAgttgctacaactgtggcaaaCCGAATCATATGGCAAGGGATTTCCGAATTCCaaagaaaaagaacacaaaTCAGAAACGAAATCAATCAAACTTGGTTGAACAAAGGTATGTACCTTTAGCAATTTCTGATATTGATTTAAGTGCCGTTATTTGTGAGACCAACATGGTGGATGATCCGAGAGGATGGTGGATTGATACCGGCTCTACGAGTCACATTTGTGCCGATAAAAATATGTATTCCACCTATGCCACCGTTGGGGATCGAAAGTTTTTCATGGAAAACTCCGCAACGTCCGAAGTTGTGGGAGTGGGAAATGTGGTGTTGAAGATGACCTCGGGTAAAGAGGTGACGCTCAAGAATGTGCTGcatgtgccagaaattcgaaagaACTTAGTTTCTGGTTCACTCTTGAGCAAGGCTAGATTTAGAATGGTATTTGAATCTGATAAATTTGTGTTAACTAAATCTGGTGTATTTGTTGGGAAAGGGTACCAAGATAGTGGTCTCTTTAAGttgaatgtaatgaatgttTCCCGCCTTGAGGCGAAGAATAAAGT